Genomic segment of Streptomyces zhihengii:
CACCGTGCACGGTTCCCGGCGAGCCGGGGCACCCCGGACGAAGCGGTCAGGCCACCGAGCCGATGCGCCCGGCGACCGGGCCCGGCCCGTCATGGTGGATCGGGGTGTGCGCGCCCGTCAGGGAGACGCCCGAGCCACCGCGCCGGACGGCGACGATCTCGGCGCCGATGGACAGCGCGGTCTCCTCCGGGGTGCGCGCCCCCAGGTCGAGACCGATCGGCGAGTGCAGGCGGGCCAGTTCGATCTCGGTGACGCCCACCTCGCGCAGCCGCCGGTTGCGGTCCTCGTGGGTGCGGCGGGAGCCCATCGCGCCGACGTATGCGACCGGCAGCCGCAGCGCCCGCTCCAGCAGCGGGACGTCGAACTTGGCGTCGTGGGTGAGCACGCACAGGACCGTGCGGCCGTCGGTCGCGGTGGAATCCAGGTAGCGGTGGGGCCAATCGACGACGACCTCGTCCGCCTCCGGGAAGCGGGCCGCGGTGGCGAAGACGGGCCGCGCGTCGCACACGGTGACCCGGTAGCCGAGGAACTTGCCCACGCGCACCAGCGCCGCGGCGAAGTCGATCGCGCCGAAGACGATCATGCGCGGGGCGGGGACGCTCGACTCGACGAAGAGGGTGAGCGGCTGCCCGCAGCGCGAGCCGTCCTCACCGATGACGACCGTCCCGGTGCGCCCGGCGTCCAGCAGGGCGGCCGCCTCCGCGGCCGCGGTCCGGTCGAGTTCGGGGTGGCCGCCGAGCGTCCCGTCGTACGTCCCGTCGGGGCGTACCAGCAGGGCCCGGCCGGCCAGCGCGGCCGGACCGTCGGTGAGCCGGGCCAGCGCGGCGGCCTCCCCGCGTGCGGCGGCGGCGAGCCCGGCGGCGAACACCTCGCGCCAGGGCGCGTCGACGCCGACCGGGACGACCAGGACGTCGAGGACCCCGCCGCAGGTCAGCCCCACGGCGAAGGCGTCCTCGTCGCTGTACCCGAAGCGCTCGGCGACGGTGTCGCCGCTCTCCAGCGCCTGCCGGCACAGGTCGTAGACCGCGCCCTCCACACAGCCGCCCGAGACCGAGCCGATCGCCGTGCCGTCGGCGTCGACGGCGAGCGCGGCCCCGGGCTGCCGGGGCGCGCTGCCCCCGACGCCGACGACGGTGGCGACGGCGAACGAACGGCCCTGCCCGACCCACCGGTCCAGCTCTTCGGCGATGTCCAGCATGTCGGTCTCCTTGATGACGAAGCGGTGCGGAGGGCGGGCCCCGGCCCGAGGGCCGGCAGGCTACGCGACGCCCAGCCAGCCCTCGATGGGGCTGAGGGCGAAATAGGCCACGAAGACGGCGGTCAGCACCCACATCAGCCAGCCGACCTCGCGGACCTTGCCCTGGACGGTCTTGATGAGCACGTGGGAGATGACACCGGCCGCGATGCCCGCGGTGATGGAGTACGTGAAGGGCATCAGGACGGTCGTCAGGAAGACCGGGATCGAGGTGGCCTGGTCGGTCCAGTCGATGTGGCGGGCGTTGGCCAGCATCATCGAGCCGATGACGACGAGGGCCGCGGCGGCGACCTGCGACGGGATGAGCTGGGCGAGCGGGGTGAAGAAGAGGCACAGCGTGAAGGCGAGTCCGGTGACCACACTGGCGAAGCCGGTGCGCGCGCCGTCGCCGACGCCGGCGGTGGACTCGATGAAGACGGTCTGCCCGGACGCGCCGGCGAAGCCGCCGATCGCGCCGCCCGCGCCGTCCACGGCGAGGGCGCGGTTCAGGCCGGGCATCCGGCCCTTGTCGTCGGCGAGGCCGGCCTGCTGGCCGATGCCGATGATGGTGCCCATGGCGTCGAAGAAGCCGGCCAGCACCAGGGTGAAGACGATGACGCCGACGGTGATGCCGCCGATGTCGCCGATGCCGCTGAACGAGACGGAGCCGAGGAGCCCGAAGTCGGGCGCGCTGACCGGCGAACCGCTGAGCTCCGGCGCGTTCAGTCCGCCCCAGGCGGCCCGGTCGAGGCCCGCGAGCTGGTGGACGACCGCCGCGAAGACGGTGCCGCCGACGATGCCGATGAGGATGGCGCCCGGCACCTTGCGGACCTGGAGGGCGAAGATCAGCAGCACGGTGACCGCGAAGCAGAGGACCGGCCAGCCGGTGAGCATGTCGTGGGTGCCGAGCTGGATGGGCTTGGCGCCGGCGACACCGCCGGGACCGGGCATCGAGGTGACGAAGCCGGCCGAGACGAGACCGATCAGGCACACGAAGAGGCCGATGCCCATGGTGATGGCGTGCTTGAGCGCCAGCGGAATGGCGTTCATGATCAGCTCGCGCAGGCCGGTGACCACCAGCAGCACGATGACCAGTCCGTAGATGACGCACATCCCCATCGCGTTCTCCCAGGTCATCTCGGGCGCGACCTGGAAGGCGATGACCGCGGAGACGCTGAGTCCCGCGGCGAGGGCCAGCGGCACATTGCCGATGAGCCCCATGACGATCGTGGTGGCCGCCGCGGCGAACGCGGTGGCGGTGGTGAGCTGGTCGCCGTCGAGCCGGGCGCCGGTGGCGTCGGGGACCGACAGGATGACCGGGTTGAGCAGGATGATGTACGCCATCGCCATGAAGGTGGTGATGCCGCCGCGCACTTCTCGACCGATGGTCGATCCGCGCCGGGTGATGTGGAAATACCGGTCGAGCCAGGATCTTCCGGCGGGCTGGCGTGTGCCGGCTCCGGCGTCTTCCGCCGTCGTCCGCGGCTCGGTGGACTGCTGGGTCATGGGCCTACTCCCAAGGTTCACAGGGGCACCCGCCGTGGAGACTGGAGATGGCGGGATTTGGGAAGGTGCTTCGGCTGCACGACCCGGGGGACGGCCCGAGATGAACGTGCTCTGCGGGATGGTGCGGGGTACTGCGTGGGGGTGGTGGTACGGCCGCGAGCGGTGCGGCACAGGGGTCTCCGGGCGGTGCGGGCACGGTGGAGGAAGGTGACGTTCCTCGGAGGCATGGCGCACACCGCCCGGAGAGTCTCGGAGACCTGATCAGGTGCCGGTGAGGTGCTCGGGGCGCACCGGCGTCCTGTTCAGTTCCAGTCCGGTCGCGTTCCGGATCGCCGCGAGGACGGCCGGGGTGGACGACAGGGTGGGGGCCTCGCCGAGACCGCGCAGCCCGTAGGGGGCGTGCTCGTCGGCGAGTTCGAGCACGTCGACCGGGATGGTCGGCGTGTCGAGGATGGTGGGGATCAGGTAGTCCGTGAAGGACGGGTTCCTGACCTTGGCCGTCTTCGGGTCGACGATGATCTCCTCCATGACGGCGACACCCAGCCCCTGGGTGGTGCCGCCCTGGATCTGGCCGACCACGGACAGCGGGTTGAGCGCCTTGCCGACGTCCTGGGCGCAGGCGAGCTCGATCACCTTCACCAGGCCGAGCTCGGTGTCCACCTCCACCACCGCGCGGTGCGCGGCGAAGGAGTACTGGACGTGTCCGTTGCCCTGTCCGGTCCGCAGGTCGAAGGGCTCGGTGGGGCGGTGCCGCCACTCGGCCTCGATCTCGACGGCGTCGTCCTCCAGCACGTCGACCAGGTCGGCGAGGACCTCGCCGCCGTCGGTGACGACCTTGCCGCCCTCCAGCAGGAGTTCGGCGGTCGCCCAGGCCGGGTGGTAGGAGCCGAACCGGCGGCGCCCGAGTTCCAGGACCTTCTCGCGGACCAGCTCGCAGGAGTTCTTCACCGCGCCGCCGGTGACGTACGTCTGCCGGGAGGCCGAGGTGGAGCCCGCCGAACCGACCTGGGTGTCGGCCGGGTTGATGGTCACCTGGGTGACCCCGAGCTCGGTGCGGGCGATCTGCGCGTGGACGGTGATGCCGCCCTGGCCGACCTCCGCCATCGCGGTGTGCACGGTGGCCACCGGCTCGCCGGCGATCACCTCCATGCGCACCTTGGCGGTGGAGTAGTCGTCGAAGCCCTCGGAGAAGCCGACGTTCTTGATGCCGACCGCGTAGCCGACGCCGCGGACGACGCCCTCGCCGTGGGTGGTGTTGGACAGACCGCCCGGCAGGGCCCGTACGTCGGCGCCCGCGGTGGTCTCCCACTGGCGCTCGGGCGGCAGCGGGCGCGCCTTGACGCGGCGCAGCAGTTCGGCGACCGGGGCCGGGGAGTCGACCGGCTGCCCGGTCGGCAGCAGGGTGCCCTGCTCCATGGCGTTGAGCTGGCGGAAGGCGACCGGGTCCATGTCGAGGGCCTTGGCGAGCTTGTCCATCTGCGCCTCGTAGGCGAAGCACGCCTGGACCGCGCCGAAGCCGCGCATGGCGCCGCAGGGCGGGTTGTTGGTGTAGAGGGCGATCGCCTCGATGTCGACGTCCTCGACGACGTACGGGCCGACCGAGAGCGAGGAGGCGTTGCCGACGACCGCCGGGGAGGCGGAGGCGTAGGCGCCGCCGTCCAGGACGATGCGGCACCGCATGTGGGTGAGCTTGCCGTCCCTGGTCGCGCCGTGCTCGTACCAGAGCTTCGCCGGGTGGCGGTGCACATGCCCGAAGAAGGACTCGAAGCGGTTGTAGACGATCTTGACCGGCTTGCCGGTGCGCAGCGCCAGCAGGCAGGCGTGGATCTGCATCGACAGGTCCTCGCGGCCGCCGAAGGCGCCGCCGACGCCGGAGAGCGTCATCCGCACCTTCTCCTCGGGCAGGCCGAGGACGGGCGCGATCTGGCGCAGGTCGGAGTGGAGCCACTGGGTGGCCACGTAGAGGTCGACGCCGCCGTCCTCGGCGGGCACGGCCAGACCGGACTCGGGGCCGAGGAACGCCTGGTCCTGCATGCCGAAGACGTACTCGCCCGAGACGATCACGTCGGCGCGCTTCGCCGCCTCGGCGGCGTCGCCGCGGACGATGGGCTGGCGGTGCACGATGTTCGGGTGCGCCACATGGCCGGCGTGGTGGTCGTCGCGGCCGGGGTGCAGCAGCGGGGCGCCGGGCGCGGTCGCGGACGCCTCGTCGGTGACGACGGGCAGTTCGCGGTACTCGACCTTGATCTTGGCCGCGGCGCGGCGCGCGGTCTCCGGGTGGTCGGCGGCGACCAGGGCCACCGGCTCGCCGTGGTGGCGCACGACACCGTTGGCGAGGACGGGGGTGTCCTGGATCTCCAGGCCGTAGTTCTTCACCTCGGTCGGCAGGTCGTCGTAGGTGAGGACCGCGTAGACGCCGGCCTGGGCGAGGGCCTCGGAGGTGTCGATGGAGACGATCTCGGCGTGGGCCACGGTGGAGCGCAGGATCTGGCCCCAGAGCATGTCCTCGTGCCACATGTCGGAGGAGTACGCGAACTCGCCGGTGACCTTGAGGGTGCCGTCGGGGCGGAGCGTGGACTCGCCGATGCCGCCCCGGGTGCGGGAGCCCTGGGTGACGGTGGTGGGCGTGCCCGCGGGGGCGGACGCGGCCCGGGTGTGCTGTGTCATCGTCAGACCGTCGCTTCCTCGTGTCCCTGGCGGGCGGCCGCGAGGCGGACGGCGTCCAGGATCTTCTCGTAGCCGGTGCAGCGGCACAGGTTGCCGGAGAGCGCCTCGCGGATGTCCTCGTCGGACGGCGAGGGGTTGCGCTCCAGCATCTCGTCGGCGGCGACCAGCAGGCCGGGCGTGCAGAAGCCGCACTGCACGGCGCCGGCGTCGATGAACGCCTGCTGGACCGGGGAGAGTTCGGTGCCCTCGCCGGTCTGCGAGTCGGTGCCCTGCGCGCTCCAGCCCTGGGCGTCCTGGAGGCTGGTGCCGCAGGCGCCGGAGGCGCAGCCGCCGTGCTCGGCGCGCTGCCTGGCGTAGTCGGCGAGCCCTTCGACGGTGACGACCTCGCGGCCCTCGGCCTGCCCGGCGGCGACCAGGCAGGAACAGACCGGCACGCCGTCCAGGCGGACCGTGCAGGAGCCGCATTCGCCCTGCTCGCAGGCGTTCTTGGAGCCGGGCAGCCCGAGGCGCTCGCGCAGGACGTAGAGCAGGCTCTCGCCCTCCCAGACGTCGTCCGCTTCCTGGCGGCGTCCGTTGACGGTGAAGTTGACGCGCATGACTATGCAGCTCCTTCCAGCGTGCGGGCGGTGCCGCGGTACTGCTCCCAGGTCCAGCCCAGCGTGCGGCGGGCCATGATGCCGACCGCGTGGCGGCGGTACTTCGCGGTACCGCGCACGTCGTCGATCGGGTTGCACGCGCCGGAGGCGAGCTCCGCGAACTGCTTGGCGACCGACGGGGTGATGATCTTGCCGCTCTCCCAGAAGCCGCCCTCGTCCAGCGCTGCGTTCAGGAACTCCTCGGCCTCCTTCGCGCGCACCGGGGTGGGCGCTGCGGAGCCGATGCCGGTGCGCACCGTGCGGGTCTCGGGGTGCAGCGCGAGACCGAAGGCGCACACCGCGATCACCATGGCGTTGCGGGTGCCGACCTTCGAGTACTGCTGGGGTCCGTCGGCCTTCTTGATGTGCACGGCGCGGATCAGCTCGTCGGGGGCGAGCGCGTTGCGCTTGACTCCGGTGTAGAACTCGTCGATGGGGATCATGCGCGTGCCGCGCACCGACGCGGCCTCGACCTCGGCGCCCGCGGCGAGCAGGGCCGGGTGGGCGTCACCGGCCGGGGACGCGGTGCCGAGGTTGCCGCCGACGCCGCCGCGGTTGCGGATCTGCGGGGAGGCGACCGTGTGCGAGGCCAGCGCGAGCCCGGGGAGCTCGGCGCGGAGGTTCTCCATGATCGCGGTGTAGGGCACGGATGCCCCCAGCCGGACGCTCTCGCTCCCGACCTCCCATTCGGTGAGCTCGCCGATGCGGTTCAGGTCCATGAGGTACTCGGGCCGGCGGTGGTCGAAGTTGATCTCGACCATCACATCGGTGCCACCCGCGAGGGGGACGGCTGTGGGGTGCTCGGCCTTCGCGGCGAGCGCCTCCTCCCAGCTTGCGGGGCGAAGGAAGTCCATGAGTGGCTCTCTTCTTCTTGATCGTGTGACCGGGGTCCGTCGCAACGGGCCCGGGACGGCCGGCCCTCGACTGGAGTGTTCACGTGGTGTTCATGCGATGTGGTCCAGTACACAAGGCGTGATCGGCCGGGTGCAGTCACTGAAGACATGAAGGAGTTGGCTGGTCGCCTCCCTCGTCTTGTAGATTCGAACGAAAAGCGGAGATCAGCAACCTCACCGTTTCCCCCTGGAAACCCTGGCCACGGATTTCCGCTCCGTACCCGGCAACAACGAGACAGATCGGCGGCGACGAGATGCGGCTGCGCGCACTGCTGGAGAACGACGCGCTGGGCCTGCGGCTGCTCGGCGGCGAGGACGAGCTGGACCGCGGGGTGCGCGGCGTGATGACCACCGACCTCAAGGACCCGAGCCGCTACCTCTCCGGCGGGGAACTGGTGCTGACCGGCCTGGCCTGGCGGCGCGCCGCCGAGGACTCCGAGCCGTTCGTGCGCATCCTCGCGGGCGCCCAGGTGGCCGGACTCGCCGCGG
This window contains:
- a CDS encoding XdhC family protein, giving the protein MLDIAEELDRWVGQGRSFAVATVVGVGGSAPRQPGAALAVDADGTAIGSVSGGCVEGAVYDLCRQALESGDTVAERFGYSDEDAFAVGLTCGGVLDVLVVPVGVDAPWREVFAAGLAAAARGEAAALARLTDGPAALAGRALLVRPDGTYDGTLGGHPELDRTAAAEAAALLDAGRTGTVVIGEDGSRCGQPLTLFVESSVPAPRMIVFGAIDFAAALVRVGKFLGYRVTVCDARPVFATAARFPEADEVVVDWPHRYLDSTATDGRTVLCVLTHDAKFDVPLLERALRLPVAYVGAMGSRRTHEDRNRRLREVGVTEIELARLHSPIGLDLGARTPEETALSIGAEIVAVRRGGSGVSLTGAHTPIHHDGPGPVAGRIGSVA
- a CDS encoding NCS2 family permease — its product is MTQQSTEPRTTAEDAGAGTRQPAGRSWLDRYFHITRRGSTIGREVRGGITTFMAMAYIILLNPVILSVPDATGARLDGDQLTTATAFAAAATTIVMGLIGNVPLALAAGLSVSAVIAFQVAPEMTWENAMGMCVIYGLVIVLLVVTGLRELIMNAIPLALKHAITMGIGLFVCLIGLVSAGFVTSMPGPGGVAGAKPIQLGTHDMLTGWPVLCFAVTVLLIFALQVRKVPGAILIGIVGGTVFAAVVHQLAGLDRAAWGGLNAPELSGSPVSAPDFGLLGSVSFSGIGDIGGITVGVIVFTLVLAGFFDAMGTIIGIGQQAGLADDKGRMPGLNRALAVDGAGGAIGGFAGASGQTVFIESTAGVGDGARTGFASVVTGLAFTLCLFFTPLAQLIPSQVAAAALVVIGSMMLANARHIDWTDQATSIPVFLTTVLMPFTYSITAGIAAGVISHVLIKTVQGKVREVGWLMWVLTAVFVAYFALSPIEGWLGVA
- a CDS encoding xanthine dehydrogenase family protein molybdopterin-binding subunit is translated as MTQHTRAASAPAGTPTTVTQGSRTRGGIGESTLRPDGTLKVTGEFAYSSDMWHEDMLWGQILRSTVAHAEIVSIDTSEALAQAGVYAVLTYDDLPTEVKNYGLEIQDTPVLANGVVRHHGEPVALVAADHPETARRAAAKIKVEYRELPVVTDEASATAPGAPLLHPGRDDHHAGHVAHPNIVHRQPIVRGDAAEAAKRADVIVSGEYVFGMQDQAFLGPESGLAVPAEDGGVDLYVATQWLHSDLRQIAPVLGLPEEKVRMTLSGVGGAFGGREDLSMQIHACLLALRTGKPVKIVYNRFESFFGHVHRHPAKLWYEHGATRDGKLTHMRCRIVLDGGAYASASPAVVGNASSLSVGPYVVEDVDIEAIALYTNNPPCGAMRGFGAVQACFAYEAQMDKLAKALDMDPVAFRQLNAMEQGTLLPTGQPVDSPAPVAELLRRVKARPLPPERQWETTAGADVRALPGGLSNTTHGEGVVRGVGYAVGIKNVGFSEGFDDYSTAKVRMEVIAGEPVATVHTAMAEVGQGGITVHAQIARTELGVTQVTINPADTQVGSAGSTSASRQTYVTGGAVKNSCELVREKVLELGRRRFGSYHPAWATAELLLEGGKVVTDGGEVLADLVDVLEDDAVEIEAEWRHRPTEPFDLRTGQGNGHVQYSFAAHRAVVEVDTELGLVKVIELACAQDVGKALNPLSVVGQIQGGTTQGLGVAVMEEIIVDPKTAKVRNPSFTDYLIPTILDTPTIPVDVLELADEHAPYGLRGLGEAPTLSSTPAVLAAIRNATGLELNRTPVRPEHLTGT
- a CDS encoding (2Fe-2S)-binding protein, yielding MRVNFTVNGRRQEADDVWEGESLLYVLRERLGLPGSKNACEQGECGSCTVRLDGVPVCSCLVAAGQAEGREVVTVEGLADYARQRAEHGGCASGACGTSLQDAQGWSAQGTDSQTGEGTELSPVQQAFIDAGAVQCGFCTPGLLVAADEMLERNPSPSDEDIREALSGNLCRCTGYEKILDAVRLAAARQGHEEATV
- a CDS encoding FAD binding domain-containing protein, coding for MDFLRPASWEEALAAKAEHPTAVPLAGGTDVMVEINFDHRRPEYLMDLNRIGELTEWEVGSESVRLGASVPYTAIMENLRAELPGLALASHTVASPQIRNRGGVGGNLGTASPAGDAHPALLAAGAEVEAASVRGTRMIPIDEFYTGVKRNALAPDELIRAVHIKKADGPQQYSKVGTRNAMVIAVCAFGLALHPETRTVRTGIGSAAPTPVRAKEAEEFLNAALDEGGFWESGKIITPSVAKQFAELASGACNPIDDVRGTAKYRRHAVGIMARRTLGWTWEQYRGTARTLEGAA